The Granulicella sibirica genome has a segment encoding these proteins:
- a CDS encoding carbonic anhydrase, translating to MRTCRKLLLSCSLLFVLPLSTVLAQQPIPAHWGYAGADGPEHWSQLDPANSACALGHMESPIDLRGAKRVALPELTFDYHPAEWKIVDNGHTVQVIVPPGSSMISSGHRYELVQFHFHHPSEEAIAGKHFDMVIHMVHKDADGHLAVVAVLLADGDNNAVIQKLWDSLPKSENEVKPVAATLDPTQLLPVAHGYYTFEGSLTTPPCTEGVRWFVMKSPLKISVAEEQAFAKLFPNNARPLQPWNGRTVQVSK from the coding sequence ATGCGCACCTGCCGCAAGCTCTTGCTCTCCTGCTCCCTTCTCTTCGTCCTCCCGTTGTCTACCGTCCTTGCACAGCAGCCCATCCCGGCACACTGGGGATACGCCGGCGCGGACGGCCCGGAACACTGGAGCCAGCTTGATCCGGCGAACTCTGCCTGCGCCCTCGGACACATGGAGTCGCCTATCGACCTGCGTGGCGCGAAGCGTGTGGCGTTGCCGGAGCTTACCTTCGACTATCACCCGGCGGAGTGGAAGATCGTCGACAACGGGCATACCGTGCAGGTAATCGTGCCACCGGGGAGCTCGATGATTTCGAGCGGACACCGCTATGAACTCGTGCAGTTCCACTTCCACCACCCGAGCGAAGAGGCCATCGCAGGCAAGCACTTCGACATGGTGATCCACATGGTGCACAAGGACGCGGACGGTCATCTCGCGGTCGTCGCGGTGCTGCTTGCGGATGGCGACAACAATGCGGTGATCCAGAAGCTGTGGGACAGCCTGCCGAAGAGCGAGAACGAGGTGAAGCCAGTGGCCGCGACGCTCGATCCGACTCAGTTGCTGCCGGTGGCGCATGGCTATTACACCTTTGAGGGCTCGCTCACGACACCCCCCTGTACGGAAGGCGTGCGATGGTTCGTGATGAAGTCGCCGCTCAAAATCTCCGTCGCGGAGGAGCAGGCGTTCGCGAAGCTCTTTCCAAACAATGCGCGCCCTCTCCAGCCCTGGAATGGCAGAACGGTGCAGGTTTCGAAGTAG